The Fodinibius salinus nucleotide sequence GAATTCCTGTTGTAGGTACTCCGCTCGAGACAACGCGGTTTATGCACGTCATTAGGGATTTTCTTGAAGATCAGTTTGCACTGCAAACAATGGTTCATGGTACCATGGTAGATGTATATGGCATTGGCATTCTCATTGCAGGCAAATCAGGTATCGGTAAAAGCGAGGTCGCTCTTGATTTAGTTGAACGTGGACACCGTCTGGTTGCGGATGATGCCGTTATCCTAACCAAGAAAAACAACGTCTTGATGACCTCGGCCACAGAAATGAACAAGCACTTTATGGAAATTCGCGGACTCGGCATTATTGATATTATGTCGATGTTTGGAGTCCGCGCAATCAGGTATCAAAAACGACTGGAGGTGGTTTTGGAATTGTCATTGTGGGACGAATCCAAGGATATTGAACGTACAGGCCTTAACCGTGACACGACCTCTATCATGGATATCGATATACCACGTATTAAATTACCTATTACACCCGGTAAAAATATTACCGTTATCGCCGAAGTTATTGCCATGAATTACCTGTTGCGACACTATGGATATGATGCAGCTGAGGCCTTTCAAGATAAAGTTAAAACCCATATTGC carries:
- the hprK gene encoding HPr(Ser) kinase/phosphatase: MSFDENETIPKTEKITVKHLLEQLQERVRIELNPFAAQAYTKQCHVTEADLHRPGLALAGYVKLFTHQRIQVIGNTETRYLENLSKEEQIAAFENLTQFDIPILFITDSNELPDYLLKMAEEAGIPVVGTPLETTRFMHVIRDFLEDQFALQTMVHGTMVDVYGIGILIAGKSGIGKSEVALDLVERGHRLVADDAVILTKKNNVLMTSATEMNKHFMEIRGLGIIDIMSMFGVRAIRYQKRLEVVLELSLWDESKDIERTGLNRDTTSIMDIDIPRIKLPITPGKNITVIAEVIAMNYLLRHYGYDAAEAFQDKVKTHIAEKKDPRAMPKRAIEYFEGDIE